TCCACCTACGCATGAATTTACTATGGTATATATAGTCTCACATTTAGCTCTAAAAAAGGCCGGAAACAAGAGGAAAGCTCATAAATTGGTAGCCCTAGCCCTGGGTAAATTCTGGTCTGGTCCATTATGGTGGTTTTCTTCTGAGCTCTAAACCTTCAAGCTCAAGCCCAGTAACTCGTTCTACCTCCAATTTTCCCTTGtaaccaaaattcaaaattttgatttttttttcaaattcccCACAAAAATTTAATTCCAAAACCCCAGATTAGCATTTTCGTAGCGTTTCTCGATCTTTCTCTCGTCCTGATTGTCAATAAAGGCGAGGTTCTCTGTCTCTATATGCgtttttgagtttttgtttgtttttcattgTCAGTCTCttgctttttttgttttttggatttatttttaagttgttTGATCTTAATACTTctatgtttggtttgaaatattCTGTTTTCGGGTTAATTTCGAGCGTCTGAgttgtttttagattttattttggcTTTTTGTTTCTTGGTTTGGTTCAAACTCTTGCTTGTTTGAATTGTCTGTTATAAAGTTCTTCACTTTATACTATTTTATGCTACTTTTGTTGTAGTGACACTCTCTGCATGTTTTGTAGGGTTTTATAAACTTAAGCTTTTTCTGTTTGAAGCTAGGTCACTGTAATACTTGAGTAATCTTatgtaaaatctaaatttattatcaatagcCGAGGTACAACTGTTTTCAGCTTTGATTCTTGTTCTTAAAGAACAggttacaattattataaagcAGGCCTACGGTGTATGTATGTTTAGAGGGGCTCTGTAGCACTTTTTGTAGATTGTTGATTATTGTTTACTGATTCACTAATAGTAGACTAAGTATATGATAGGCGTCTTTGTGTACATAATTGCCCAGGTTTTCGGGGTGGCTTGGTAAGTTCATCTAGTAGTTGAATTTAATTAGCTTGAAAGTGTTTTCTAGAATCTAGTTTAGAGCAATTAGCACCCAACTTCAgctagaaaaaatattttttggttgAGGGGAGTGTCCATATGCAGGGGGCATTTTGTAGCTATACAAATCATTAGTTCATTATAGGTGATACAGGTCCTTGTCTTCCTAGTGGACCTAACCGCTAATTAATGTAGTTTTTGCTTCTATTACCATCCCTTTTAAAGTTTCTAGGATTTGTGCCTGCATTTGGTTGAGTTGTTCTCTAGCACTGACAGAACTGTTGCGAGGTGCACTTATTCCTGTGATTCTATCATTGTGTTGAAGTCTCTCAAGTGTCTTTTGAGGGATGATTATCATTGTAAAAATAGTATGTAATTTAAAAAGGCATAACTGATTCTCTAGAGTAATATCCCTTAAATTATATCTTCTCTTAAAGGTGTTTGGATGACATATATTGCGAATTTTGTCATGGGATTTTTAATTTGGTGGGTCTGATGCACGAAATTGAAATAGTGGTTTGACATGTTGTGTAGCTTTgctctttttaaaatttcaaaagaactACTGAGCTGTTATTGTGCATATAACAATATGGAATATAATTTCACTTGAGAgctttatatgttttattttgggATATGAATTATCGTGATAATGAATATGGCTATCTTCTTGATTTGAGATAATCATGTACTAAGAAATGCAGCCTTTCTCTTTGAACATTTAGAAAGTCTGACATCTATGAATAATGCTGCTAAGGATGTGAGTGGACTTTGAACCAGCTTGGCTGCTTCTTgcttgaataaatttataatatatatcttttgtagCTGTGAAATTTGTTTGATACTGTAttgttttgttatgtttttattacTTTGTCTTCAAGCAGTTTTCAATTGTccactttaatttttaattgatataattaagCTTTTAACATTGCAGTTTTCTTCATTACAGGATTATTCTTTCTTCTATTGAGATGGATTCGCCTATTGCAGCTGTGATGCCTACTCCTATTGATAACAGTGAACCGCCTGGTTTAGAAACACAGCCTAATAAGCGTAGCAGAAAGAAGTCTATTGTGTGGGATTACTTTACTGTAGAAACAGTAGGAGCCGGATGTACTAGGGCCTGCTGCAAGCAATGCAAGAAATCATTTGCTTACATTACCGGTTCAAAGCTAGCTGGAACCAGCCACCTAAAACGACATATTACCATGGGAATATGCCCAGTAAGCCGCCAGAAAAATCAGCAATCTCCAAATTCCAAACCAGGGAATGCTATTGATCCACCCAAAAGACGCTACAGATCAACTGCTGGATTTGCTAGCATCCCTTTCAATCAGGATCGCTGCAGCCATGAAATCGCTAAAATGATCATAATGAATGATTATCCTCCCCACATTGTTGAACATTCTGGTTTTGTTGATTTTGCTCATACTCTTCAACCCCAGTTTAATATGGCCAGCTTCAATACCATCCAAGGGGATTGTGTGGCAATGTACCTGAGAGAAAAGCAAAGCCTTTTGAATTTTATCAGTGAAATTCCTGGACGAGTGAACCTTACATTGGATTTGTGgacttcaaatcaaactattggctATGCAGTCCTAACAGGGTACTTCATCGATGGTGATTGGAATTTGCATCGTCGGATTCTTAATGTTGTTATCATTCCTTATCCGGATTCAGATGTTGCCTTTAATCAAGCTCTTGCAACTTGCTTATCTGACTGGCATCTAGAAAGCAAGTTGCTGACCCTCGCACTTGATCACTCCTTTTCTTATGAAACCTTAAATCAACATCTCAAGAATCCACTTATGTTGAATGGTCGGTTATTAATAGGAAATTGCTATGCTTGTGTTATAAGTCGATTGGCACAAGATGCAATTGGAGCAACTGGGGCAGCTGTCAAGAAAATTCGTGATAGTGTAAAGTATGTGAAAACTTCAGATGCTCATGAAGAGAAGTTTCTTGAGCTGAAGGAACAACTTCGAGTGCCTAGCACAAAAGAACTCTTTATTGACAACCAAACTAAATGGAACACAACTTTCCATATGCTGCTGGCTGCTAATGAGCTAAAGCAAGTATTTTCTTGTTTAGAAACCTATGATCCAGATTACCAAATAGTCCCACCATCAATGGATGAGTGGAAGCAGGCAGAAATTCTTTGCATATACTTGAAGTACTTCTTTGATGCAGCTAACATCTTAACTTCTCCGACGTACCCAACTGCCAGTGCCTTCTACCATGAAGTGTCAAAAATTCAATTAGAGTTGATGCAAGCAGCCATGAGTGAAGACCCCTTTGTCAGCTATCTCACCAGACCTTTGAGAGAAAAGTTTGATGAATATTGGAGAGAATGCTTTCTTGTTTTGGCGATTGCTGTTGTTATTGACCCAAGGTTCAAAATGAATCTAATTGAGTGCAGCTTCTCCAGGATATATGGTGAGAATGCTGAGATGTGGATCAAGGTTGTCGAGGATGGCATTCATGACCTCTTTCATGAATATCTTGTTCAGGCATTTCCTCCAGATGCTTTTATGGAAGAAGGGAATGAGGTCATCCCAAAAACTGAAATTCATCAAGAACAAATTCCTCATGAAGACACCCTACTAGAAGAGATTCCTCAAGAAGGAATCTATCATGAAGGACAACCTCAAGAAGGGAACTACCAAGGACACTATCAAGAAGGGACCCATCAAGGTCTTGCTGAAGAATTACTGTCGCATGGTTCTCAAGAAATGCCTCTTATTACTATTGGAGATGGGCTATCAGATTTTGAAGCCTACATCTGTGAGTATGCAATAACTCAGCAATCAAAATCAGAATTAGATCAGTATCTTGAAGAATCAGTGTTGCCTCTTTCTCAGGAGTTTGATATTTTGGATTGGTGGAAACTAAACCAACTGAGGTATCCAACTCTTTCCAAGATGGCTTCTGATATTCTGTCAGTACCATTCTCTACAGTTTCTCCTGATTCTGTGTTTGACACTTCTAGCAAGAAGATGGATGACTACAGGACTTCGTTGCATCCAGTGACATTGGAGGCTCTCATTTGTGCTAAGGATTGGTACCAGTATGGATCATTATCATCTGAGTTCACTAATTCAACTGTGAAAATGGAATTATAGGGTTTAGGTTTTGTTTTTCTCTGGCAGGATATGATAGACGGTTTTACTCCCAAGGTTTTTAGGTGTTGGTTACAAGCAattgtcaataattttttcctttttcctacTATTATCTTTGTTATTATGAGTATATTTACTTAACAAaattgattatgattatgataGATGGCACTCCACTTGATTATGCATTCTATGTTGTCTTGTACTTGACAAAATTGCTTGAGTTACACATGAATATATTTACTTAGGCACcacatcattatttttcttagtTTGAGTAATGGGAGCATGGTAAATCGGGAATTATCTTTAACTTCCATAAACAATGTAAATGTACACTCTTTAAAAGTTCATTAGGTAAATCGGCTGTTGCCACTTTTGGCCTGCCCATAATATGAAAAACCGATGAACAgaaatctttatatattatatcaaataaaagaatatccAGTACTCTGTAACTTCATTTCTCCACTGCGGTGCTGATAAATTTCAGCTAAAGCAGTCTCAGTAGATGATTTCGTGGTCCCTCACGAAAATTATCAATGTCAAAAATAGCATGAGAAAGCATGCATCAGTAAGTGTAGACTTCAACTAGTGAAACACAGGCTAGAGGTTGTCTTTGAGCCACTTCCTGGCCCCATTAGCAACAGACCTGCAAATCCACATTTTTTTTCTGCTTTGGTCAAAGGCAATTTGAGAATAGAAAGAAATTGAAGGTAATTGATATACAATACACTGATTTATCAATAGACCAGCAACTAGATTGAAAATAAGACAAGGGAAACATTATACAGAGGTTGCATTTTTATGATAGAAAAAATTACATTCTAAATCAAATAGCAAGGTTTTGCAAATATAGttgataatttcattaaatgttTCAAAGCATCAGTGAATCATCAGAATAAGGTTCAGTTTCTTGTGTACTGTTGTTTGCATAAGGTAATTTCAAGTCAGAGTTCAAGAAGCCACACAATGGTACTCTCACTGTCTCACGATGGAGTTTAAGAGCCTTTCAGATAGGTCAGAAGATATTAACATCTACAAAAATTGACAatcaaagaatttattcttGCCAATAGCTGATATCTCACTgcacaatttaaaaaactagCTGAATAGAGTAAATAATTGTACACAAAAAGAGAGcaaatctatatattttaagatttaatgaGTCCAATGATCAAAAGCTAAGACAAAAGGAAGCAATCTGAATAATCAAACATAAGAACCACATAATAAGTAGTCGAGAGAAAAACAAGACCTGATTAAAAATATTGCCACTAAGATATCTCATGGAAGAGCTTGAGTAAATCAAAATACAGACCACAGACTGTGGTATCCAGCTTAATAGTGAACATTTTTGAAAGATGTAATTAAAAGATTACAGAAACATAGCCATTTGATTTGTGCCCAACCTACAAAGCGTAAGCAATACATACTCCAATCCTGTGGCCTAAGTTTTCTGCATGTTTCCCTCATAAAAATATGaatgtaaaaaattttcatctgTAAATAAATGAAGGAGGCCAATGGTCAactattcatttttataaaagttTCTTCTTACATTTATGCAATTAAGATGCAAAAACAACTATACCAGCATCTTAAAGCAAAATTCAACAATCCATtcattaacaaatatgaaacaaaGACCATGTAAAATGCATGTACATAAATTCAGATGCTGAAACGGAAAAGTAGCATAATACTAATAACAGGATAAAAGAATATACAATCGCATTAGTATTTAAGTGCTAAAAACTGGAGATGAAATATTACCCTGCCAAATCTTTTAAACTCTTCCATGGGTCATTCTGCTCTTCTgattcttcatttttctctgCAACAGTACTTGACTGACTTTCTTCTGAACTTTTGGTGGCTGAAACAAAAATCATATTCCCATTACTTGTTTTTGgataagaaataaaagtaatatcccGATAAAATAAATCAGATAATAAATCAGATAAATAGTCGAATTACAATTAGGACTTATTTTTCACATCAGTAATGAAATTACTTCACTCAAACCAGAGAAAAATGGGAATGTTACTTCCATTTTGACTTCAGTCCATACGCAAAGAAATATGATGTCTAGTTATTCTTGTAAAAAACAGAAACATATGGCGACAGCCGCTCAAGCTACAAATGATTAAGAAATAATAGTACAATTCATTCGTATGATGAGAATCATCtttaattgataaaacaatTGCTTACGGGCTGGCTCAGTTGGTGACCGGTAGCCCATTGTTTTACTTAGATCAGAAAGTTCTTCAAGCAACTCATGCTCTTTGGCactgcaaatatatataaaatcagtggaattaaattaaggaaaatattttaataattcataaatttaaaagtatCAGCACATGATGGAGTCAGAACTAAAAAGCACAAAAACTTCACTATTCTAAACTAAGTACGCACTTGGAGACTGACTTCAAATAATGCACAATTAATGCAACGACCAGGCTAAGgaattgaggaaaaaaaaaactaatgaataAACTACAGAAAAATTGGAACAGCATACCAAATTTAGATGTTTAAGCAAATACTGGAACAGTCAAGCTGTATTACAGTTATGATTAAAGAAGAAATGGAGAATATAATTCATACCTTATACGATCTGGTATAGTAACTTTAATTGTAAATAAGTGGTCACCACGGATAGAAGGTTTGTTCAGCTTAGGTGCACCTTTCTTTGCCAGGACTAGCAGATCTCCAGGTTGAGTGCCAGGTGGAATCTGTAGATCTGTAATCCCTTCAACTGTCTTCacctatataaacccaaaagGACCAGTGGAATGATAACAGGATCATTGCAAGAGATAAAAAATCCAAGTACTATGATTTATCTATCTTCCACAAAGTAGCAGAAGGAAATGGAAGTTTCATACTcagttttgaattaaaagtgttaaaattgatgaatGACATCAACTATAACTGCCAGCCTTCCAAGCTAACAATGAGGGTCCAATTACTGCTATTAAAAACAAACCATTGATATCAAATTAATGATTCATCAATCCAGTTACATTTGAAACTTCTCTAGTTTCTGGCCCCATTAATGTCTATTTCAACTATTACAGCAATATGTTTTCCCAAATCCCCTACTTCAGCAAATATGAAATCAATCTACTTCAATCGAGATTGGCTGATTTAATATGACTGAAGTCAACTAAATAAAGCAATAAGTCATTGACTGGATAGTTTGAACTGCTAAATAAGTCTATAAATTTAGAACTAGCAGAAAATGATTTGCATTCTTTAAACATATAAGAATTGCTTACAAAGTCTAAAGAGTCAAGGACTTGAGccttaataaattttgtaatactGACTTCACGAAAATAAATTGTTACCTTAAGAACAGTTCCCAGTATGGCATCAATATAACTGACAGATATTGTTGAGCAAAGATCTATACCATCTCTTTGGATACCCAGAATCTCTTCAACATCAACATATACATAAAGATCTCCTGGAGGGCCCCTGCAGACCAGAGAACCAACCAGTCCATGACCATTAAATCAGTATGACATTTTCAGTACATACTACATGTATACATTCTGCAATgattaaactttcaaatatCGCAAATCCCCCAAATCTCTATGCTTGTTGGACTCCATACACTTGTAAATTTCAAATGATGCTGCATTATAAGTGGATTGAGACTGAATTCATGGGACAAAAGAAATCTGAAGtgcaaaacataaaaagatTGTACAATGAAATTATGGTTTCACTTGAAGAGAATATATAGTTCATTAAGCAGGTCTGTCATATTCACTCACTAAGCATCAACAGTCAAAATCAACCTTGCATAAGTAACAAAAGCAAAAGctgaatatttataaataaaaaaccaaaggACAAGGTAAGCTTAAAGAGATTAACAGCAAAATTAACATACATACCCCCTTGGTCCGGCATCGCCCTCCCCAGCAACCCTGAGGATGCTACCTGTGCTAACTCCAGGAGGGACTTTGACTTTAATATTCTTCTTTATACGTATACATCCTTCACCGGAACACTTCTGACAGTATTCTGAAATTACTTCACCATCCCCAGCACAATTTGAACACACGGAAACCTATCAGTTGCAGATAGATGGCTATGCTAAGAACAAACCTAAATAAACAGAAAGCTGAAGGCAGACAAAGATGAAGTATCTGATAGTGATGGAAACagaaggaaaataatatataaatgataccATACCCAAACATGTAAAACTTGGTAGAACTTATTCAGAATTATACAATATCTAAGACCTGATATCTGTTAGTGATAAATGCTTATCCTACACTAACTCAACCATGATAAGACCGGGAGGACAATTTCTTTTCCCTAGTCCATTATTTTTCCCCCAACAATATATATCTTCTTTTGAGCAAAATCACACCACAATAGTTGAACACACCATCAATATAAAGGAAACCATCTCAAATAGCATTCTCATATTAGCTGAATGACTTCATGATGACTGCATTTTTCAACACCTTAAATAAACAGAAGGTATAAATGCTGAAAGGGTATTATCAGAAAAAATCACTTGAGTCCAAAATAATTTTCCTATGTCTCAATATCAACCCAAATAGAATGTCCAACAAGCAAGAGTCCAAAGTTTACGAGAGGAAAAATTAGCCCAAATACCTGAGAAAATAAGCCAAACAGTGTCTGCTCAGTTCTCATAACTTGACCCCTGCCACCACAAGTTGCACAGATCCTCATCTTGGAACCATTCTTGGCACCAGTACCAGTACAAACTTCACATGTTTCCAAGTGAGAAAGctcaaattctttttcagaTCCAAATATAGACTCAGAGAATTCCAGTGTAATGTCATATCTGAAACACAGTGTATCAAGTCATATGTAAGTATCCAAAAGATCTAAAAATAATGCCAGTATCGAATTTCAGAACTATTCAACATGACAAAAAGCaaatattttccaaattaatcagaagaagaagatataAAGTGTAACTGGCAGTTATAGTtgttacataataacacatcatctttATATAAAGTGTAGGCTGTAGATGCAGTCTGGTCAAAGAGATTGTTGATGCAGTTTTCTTTATCAACATGCAGCTTAAGTTATACCACCACAAAAGGCCACTCTCTACAGGTATATTTGAATATCTGACATGTTTACATCAACAATCTTGTGAAGTAGTAATTAGTTGAAACAATCCTTTTTCCATCTTTGCAGATAATGGATTATTACATATGAAACACATAatagagttaaaaattttgcaGCAGTCTGcgaatataaattgaaaatcaagCAGCAGACAGTAATATGAAAACAATAACTTGAATCACCTTATATCTTCACCCTTGGTAACAGTACTACGTCGGCGTGTTCTGAATCCAGTTTGGTACATCCCAGGAAAACCACCCATACTTGGCCCAAAGAATGCCTCAAAAAGATCTAAAGGTTTACTCTGTGGGCAGGGGAAAGAAGAAGCATGTAAATTTAATATCCAAACCATGCAATAAATTGTAAGTGCCACCAAGATAAGTGGCATCAGTGCTCATAAAACATAGGtcattcaaacaatttttgtaGACtaccaaggaaaaaaaaactgttCCCTCTTTTCACATT
Above is a genomic segment from Mangifera indica cultivar Alphonso chromosome 3, CATAS_Mindica_2.1, whole genome shotgun sequence containing:
- the LOC123212314 gene encoding chaperone protein DnaJ-like isoform X1, translated to MATATTTLSLYPSSSSSFNFSHSNHSVPSSSSSCFFNAGTHLWAHKNFATIALSSSSSSSFQFGGSKFNNARCSVPRFGQFVVAASGDYYTTLGIPKSAGSKEIKAAYRKLARQYHPDVNKKPGATEKFKEISAAYEVLSDDKKRTMYDQYGEAGVKSTVGGASSAYRSKPLDLFEAFFGPSMGGFPGMYQTGFRTRRRSTVTKGEDIRYDITLEFSESIFGSEKEFELSHLETCEVCTGTGAKNGSKMRICATCGGRGQVMRTEQTLFGLFSQVSVCSNCAGDGEVISEYCQKCSGEGCIRIKKNIKVKVPPGVSTGSILRVAGEGDAGPRGGPPGDLYVYVDVEEILGIQRDGIDLCSTISVSYIDAILGTVLKVKTVEGITDLQIPPGTQPGDLLVLAKKGAPKLNKPSIRGDHLFTIKVTIPDRISAKEHELLEELSDLSKTMGYRSPTEPAPTKSSEESQSSTVAEKNEESEEQNDPWKSLKDLAGSVANGARKWLKDNL
- the LOC123212312 gene encoding zinc finger BED domain-containing protein DAYSLEEPER-like isoform X3, which codes for MLLRMIILSSIEMDSPIAAVMPTPIDNSEPPGLETQPNKRSRKKSIVWDYFTVETVGAGCTRACCKQCKKSFAYITGSKLAGTSHLKRHITMGICPVSRQKNQQSPNSKPGNAIDPPKRRYRSTAGFASIPFNQDRCSHEIAKMIIMNDYPPHIVEHSGFVDFAHTLQPQFNMASFNTIQGDCVAMYLREKQSLLNFISEIPGRVNLTLDLWTSNQTIGYAVLTGYFIDGDWNLHRRILNVVIIPYPDSDVAFNQALATCLSDWHLESKLLTLALDHSFSYETLNQHLKNPLMLNGRLLIGNCYACVISRLAQDAIGATGAAVKKIRDSVKYVKTSDAHEEKFLELKEQLRVPSTKELFIDNQTKWNTTFHMLLAANELKQVFSCLETYDPDYQIVPPSMDEWKQAEILCIYLKYFFDAANILTSPTYPTASAFYHEVSKIQLELMQAAMSEDPFVSYLTRPLREKFDEYWRECFLVLAIAVVIDPRFKMNLIECSFSRIYGENAEMWIKVVEDGIHDLFHEYLVQAFPPDAFMEEGNEVIPKTEIHQEQIPHEDTLLEEIPQEGIYHEGQPQEGNYQGHYQEGTHQGLAEELLSHGSQEMPLITIGDGLSDFEAYICEYAITQQSKSELDQYLEESVLPLSQEFDILDWWKLNQLRYPTLSKMASDILSVPFSTVSPDSVFDTSSKKMDDYRTSLHPVTLEALICAKDWYQYGSLSSEFTNSTVKMEL
- the LOC123212312 gene encoding zinc finger BED domain-containing protein DAYSLEEPER-like isoform X4 — translated: MDSPIAAVMPTPIDNSEPPGLETQPNKRSRKKSIVWDYFTVETVGAGCTRACCKQCKKSFAYITGSKLAGTSHLKRHITMGICPVSRQKNQQSPNSKPGNAIDPPKRRYRSTAGFASIPFNQDRCSHEIAKMIIMNDYPPHIVEHSGFVDFAHTLQPQFNMASFNTIQGDCVAMYLREKQSLLNFISEIPGRVNLTLDLWTSNQTIGYAVLTGYFIDGDWNLHRRILNVVIIPYPDSDVAFNQALATCLSDWHLESKLLTLALDHSFSYETLNQHLKNPLMLNGRLLIGNCYACVISRLAQDAIGATGAAVKKIRDSVKYVKTSDAHEEKFLELKEQLRVPSTKELFIDNQTKWNTTFHMLLAANELKQVFSCLETYDPDYQIVPPSMDEWKQAEILCIYLKYFFDAANILTSPTYPTASAFYHEVSKIQLELMQAAMSEDPFVSYLTRPLREKFDEYWRECFLVLAIAVVIDPRFKMNLIECSFSRIYGENAEMWIKVVEDGIHDLFHEYLVQAFPPDAFMEEGNEVIPKTEIHQEQIPHEDTLLEEIPQEGIYHEGQPQEGNYQGHYQEGTHQGLAEELLSHGSQEMPLITIGDGLSDFEAYICEYAITQQSKSELDQYLEESVLPLSQEFDILDWWKLNQLRYPTLSKMASDILSVPFSTVSPDSVFDTSSKKMDDYRTSLHPVTLEALICAKDWYQYGSLSSEFTNSTVKMEL
- the LOC123212312 gene encoding zinc finger BED domain-containing protein DAYSLEEPER-like isoform X1, translated to MIGVFVYIIAQVFGVACFLHYRIILSSIEMDSPIAAVMPTPIDNSEPPGLETQPNKRSRKKSIVWDYFTVETVGAGCTRACCKQCKKSFAYITGSKLAGTSHLKRHITMGICPVSRQKNQQSPNSKPGNAIDPPKRRYRSTAGFASIPFNQDRCSHEIAKMIIMNDYPPHIVEHSGFVDFAHTLQPQFNMASFNTIQGDCVAMYLREKQSLLNFISEIPGRVNLTLDLWTSNQTIGYAVLTGYFIDGDWNLHRRILNVVIIPYPDSDVAFNQALATCLSDWHLESKLLTLALDHSFSYETLNQHLKNPLMLNGRLLIGNCYACVISRLAQDAIGATGAAVKKIRDSVKYVKTSDAHEEKFLELKEQLRVPSTKELFIDNQTKWNTTFHMLLAANELKQVFSCLETYDPDYQIVPPSMDEWKQAEILCIYLKYFFDAANILTSPTYPTASAFYHEVSKIQLELMQAAMSEDPFVSYLTRPLREKFDEYWRECFLVLAIAVVIDPRFKMNLIECSFSRIYGENAEMWIKVVEDGIHDLFHEYLVQAFPPDAFMEEGNEVIPKTEIHQEQIPHEDTLLEEIPQEGIYHEGQPQEGNYQGHYQEGTHQGLAEELLSHGSQEMPLITIGDGLSDFEAYICEYAITQQSKSELDQYLEESVLPLSQEFDILDWWKLNQLRYPTLSKMASDILSVPFSTVSPDSVFDTSSKKMDDYRTSLHPVTLEALICAKDWYQYGSLSSEFTNSTVKMEL
- the LOC123212314 gene encoding chaperone protein DnaJ-like isoform X2; this translates as MATATTTLSLYPSSSSSFNFSHSNHSVPSSSSSCFFNAGTHLWAHKNFATIALSSSSSSSFQFGGSKFNNARCSVPRFGQFVVAASGDYYTTLGIPKSAGSKEIKAAYRKLARQYHPDVNKKPGATEKFKEISAAYEVLSDDKKRTMYDQYGEAGVKSTVGGASSAYRSKPLDLFEAFFGPSMGGFPGMYQTGFRTRRRSTVTKGEDIRYDITLEFSESIFGSEKEFELSHLETCEVCTGTGAKNGSKMRICATCGGRGQVMRTEQTLFGLFSQVSVCSNCAGDGEVISEYCQKCSGEGCIRIKKNIKVKVPPGVSTGSILRVAGEGDAGPRGGPPGDLYVYVDVEEILGIQRDGIDLCSTISVSYIDAILGTVLKVKTVEGITDLQIPPGTQPGDLLVLAKKGAPKLNKPSIRGDHLFTIKVTIPDRISAKEHELLEELSDLSKTMGYRSPTEPAPTKSSEESQSSTVAEKNEESEEQNDPWKSLKDLAG
- the LOC123212312 gene encoding zinc finger BED domain-containing protein DAYSLEEPER-like isoform X2, whose product is MIGVFVYIIAQVFGVAWIILSSIEMDSPIAAVMPTPIDNSEPPGLETQPNKRSRKKSIVWDYFTVETVGAGCTRACCKQCKKSFAYITGSKLAGTSHLKRHITMGICPVSRQKNQQSPNSKPGNAIDPPKRRYRSTAGFASIPFNQDRCSHEIAKMIIMNDYPPHIVEHSGFVDFAHTLQPQFNMASFNTIQGDCVAMYLREKQSLLNFISEIPGRVNLTLDLWTSNQTIGYAVLTGYFIDGDWNLHRRILNVVIIPYPDSDVAFNQALATCLSDWHLESKLLTLALDHSFSYETLNQHLKNPLMLNGRLLIGNCYACVISRLAQDAIGATGAAVKKIRDSVKYVKTSDAHEEKFLELKEQLRVPSTKELFIDNQTKWNTTFHMLLAANELKQVFSCLETYDPDYQIVPPSMDEWKQAEILCIYLKYFFDAANILTSPTYPTASAFYHEVSKIQLELMQAAMSEDPFVSYLTRPLREKFDEYWRECFLVLAIAVVIDPRFKMNLIECSFSRIYGENAEMWIKVVEDGIHDLFHEYLVQAFPPDAFMEEGNEVIPKTEIHQEQIPHEDTLLEEIPQEGIYHEGQPQEGNYQGHYQEGTHQGLAEELLSHGSQEMPLITIGDGLSDFEAYICEYAITQQSKSELDQYLEESVLPLSQEFDILDWWKLNQLRYPTLSKMASDILSVPFSTVSPDSVFDTSSKKMDDYRTSLHPVTLEALICAKDWYQYGSLSSEFTNSTVKMEL